In one Arenibacter antarcticus genomic region, the following are encoded:
- a CDS encoding putative porin has protein sequence MKYLLTLLLVFFGQSLFAQEDSIPTPRKMERPAVGGKGNMIPSKRAVGAQVQEITIKDYKIINFQRDTTFLDTTISIQKEYKYNFLRRDDFELMPFANVGQPYNKLGANLDIKDIYPQLGANAKHFNYMEAREVDYYNVATPLSDLMFKTTFEQGQLLDAMLTFNTSRRLNFSLGYKGFKSLGKYQFSQAEAGNFKATTNYVTANGRYNLRAHIAAQNQQTEENGGLANKELQFESEDPEFKDRSRVDVLFSNATSRLLGKRYYLDHQYILFGKKLDSGKVKTTALTVGHQFNYETKYTHFKQTAQNAYFGDAFSSVIGDKANLKTTNNQLSAQFSNKTLGVLTGYLDLYQYNYYFNTLLHTGTQLIQSQLKGNEVAVGAKYVKKIGGFQLNGSLRSNISGDLSGTLLDAFASYRINENHALKFSIHSSSKMPDFNYLLYQSDYRNYNWQHTSDFKKQGNIGFQFDLDSKIWGSLMAKYSTLNNYTYFTSDPSETVVEGSEQAFIKPFQDEGTINLIKLKYGKEFKWKGFALNNTIMYQNVSQSNAVLNLPDFVTRNTLYYSNFGFKKALYFQTGVTLKYFTSYTMDAYNPVLGEFYSQSAEEFGGFPMLDFFINARIQQTRVYLKAEHFNSLFSKNNFYAAPNYPYRDFVIRFGLVWNFFS, from the coding sequence ATGAAATATTTGTTGACGCTTTTATTAGTGTTTTTTGGTCAATCGCTTTTTGCACAAGAAGATTCAATTCCTACTCCTAGGAAAATGGAACGCCCTGCCGTTGGTGGCAAGGGTAATATGATACCTTCAAAGCGAGCTGTTGGTGCCCAAGTACAGGAAATAACGATCAAGGATTATAAAATAATTAATTTTCAGAGGGATACCACATTTCTGGATACCACCATCTCGATCCAAAAGGAATACAAATACAATTTCTTAAGAAGGGACGATTTTGAACTGATGCCCTTTGCCAATGTAGGTCAACCCTATAATAAGTTGGGAGCTAATTTAGATATCAAGGATATCTATCCACAATTAGGGGCCAATGCCAAGCACTTCAATTATATGGAGGCAAGGGAGGTAGATTACTACAATGTAGCAACTCCTTTGTCAGACCTAATGTTTAAAACCACTTTTGAACAGGGGCAGTTGTTAGACGCAATGCTAACCTTTAACACCTCTAGGAGACTCAATTTTTCTCTGGGGTATAAAGGTTTTAAATCACTTGGAAAATATCAATTCAGTCAAGCCGAGGCTGGTAATTTTAAGGCAACCACTAATTATGTAACAGCGAATGGGCGTTATAATTTAAGAGCTCATATTGCTGCCCAGAATCAACAAACGGAAGAAAATGGGGGATTGGCCAATAAAGAATTGCAATTCGAATCGGAAGATCCCGAATTCAAAGATCGTTCTAGAGTGGATGTGCTTTTTTCCAACGCGACGAGTCGACTTCTGGGGAAACGGTACTATCTAGATCACCAATATATCTTGTTCGGAAAGAAATTGGATTCTGGGAAAGTGAAGACTACGGCACTAACTGTTGGGCATCAATTTAATTATGAGACCAAGTACACCCACTTTAAACAGACTGCCCAAAATGCGTATTTTGGCGATGCGTTTTCATCGGTGATAGGAGATAAGGCAAATTTAAAGACCACCAATAACCAACTCAGTGCCCAGTTTTCGAATAAGACCTTAGGAGTTCTTACGGGGTACTTGGACCTATATCAGTATAATTATTATTTCAATACCTTGCTACATACAGGTACTCAGTTAATCCAGAGTCAGTTAAAGGGCAATGAAGTTGCCGTCGGAGCAAAATATGTAAAAAAAATAGGAGGATTTCAATTGAATGGTTCCCTAAGGTCTAATATATCGGGAGATCTATCCGGCACCTTATTGGATGCCTTTGCTAGTTATAGGATAAACGAAAACCACGCCCTTAAGTTTTCTATCCATTCCTCTTCCAAGATGCCCGATTTTAATTACTTGTTGTATCAAAGCGATTATCGCAATTACAATTGGCAGCACACCTCAGATTTTAAGAAGCAGGGCAATATCGGATTTCAATTTGATCTGGATTCCAAAATATGGGGCAGTCTAATGGCGAAGTATTCCACCTTAAATAACTATACTTATTTTACGTCCGACCCGTCAGAAACTGTAGTCGAGGGCAGCGAACAGGCCTTTATTAAACCATTCCAGGACGAGGGGACCATTAACCTTATTAAGTTGAAATACGGAAAGGAGTTTAAATGGAAGGGATTTGCACTTAACAATACCATCATGTACCAGAATGTGTCGCAATCCAATGCAGTATTAAATCTGCCGGATTTCGTGACTAGGAACACTTTGTATTACTCTAATTTTGGATTTAAGAAAGCCTTGTATTTTCAAACTGGGGTTACCCTAAAGTATTTCACTTCCTATACTATGGATGCTTACAATCCAGTGTTGGGGGAGTTCTATTCCCAGAGCGCAGAAGAGTTCGGCGGTTTTCCCATGTTAGATTTCTTTATAAATGCCCGTATTCAGCAGACTAGGGTGTATTTAAAAGCGGAGCACTTTAACTCTTTATTTTCTAAAAACAACTTTTACGCAGCGCCGAATTATCCGTATAGGGATTTCGTGATCCGATTTGGATTGGTGTGGAACTTCTTTTCTTAA